A stretch of DNA from candidate division KSB1 bacterium:
TAGGAATGTCATAGAATTGCCGCTTGGGAAATAGATTGATAATTGGTTTTGTTCGATTTTAATTAAACATTTTTCTTGAGAAGCCTCAGCTGCAGAACGAATTTCCATCCGAAGCGGACTTTGAGCTAAATCCCCAATGGCGTTGCCGGCGGATAAATTATAGTGATGTTTGAATTCCAAGCTGTCGCCAATCAGCAAATAGGTGCCACCTTCGGCAGAACCTCGTTGTGGTTTATCTTCATCATCCATTACGAAAAAAAGAACGGTCCAATCCTTCTCTGTAAAGAAGATATGGCCCTTAACCACATGTTGACCGCCATCTTTTAGAGTATACATTTTAGTCGACCATGCACCTTCGAGGCTATTTTTAATACTATTTGTTTGACAAGAAATTATCGGAATTAAAAAAGTTAGGATGAGAAATTGAACCCTAAAGAACTTCATAATTATGTCTTTAAAAATTTCGAATGATTTCACCCAGAATCTCTATGGCAGAACCCAATTGATCGTCTGATAAATAGGGTGCAGGACCCAACCGCAATGTCTCATCTCGATAGTCCGTTAATACACCATGTTCACTTAATCGCTGGTTCATCTTTTCGGCATAAGGGGAATCCAGGGCAAGGAATCCGCCAATATTTTCCAAAGGTATTGAATGATCCCTGCTTATAATTTTAGGATCGGCATCGAGGTTATCGAATAATTGTTGTAGCAGGCCAACCTGGTGTTGACTGACTTTGCGAAGAAATTCAGGAGTTAGTTGATGCTTGTCAAAAAAGGCAAATACCTCTGCTGCCCGGTAATGGCTGGTTGGGTCGTATGTCGCCCCGGCAAACCTGGCGGGTCCTTTACCATAAGATAATCTGTTGGTTTTATCAGTCAGCGCATCAAATTCACTGAACCATCCTGTGATGACCGGCCTCATTTGGCAATCCTTAGGAAATCGAAGAAAGCAATTGCCCTCACCCAACTGACAATATTTATAGCCGCCGCCCACCATAAAAGCTTGTTGTAGATTTTCCTTTTTAATTGAGAACGGCACGACGTTAAGAGTATGATAAACGTCGATTAATAATTCTGCACCTACTTTTGTACAGGCATCTAAAACATGAGAAAGTCCCGGGACAATGTGGGCATTTTTAAAATAAACCGAGGATACCAAAACCGCAGCCGTGTGATCGTCTACAGCATCAGCCAGTCGATTCGAAACTGAGGATGCAGGATAAGCTGCCACTTTTACGATTTTCACTTCTTCCTCAGCCAATCGGTCTAATTGCCGCCG
This window harbors:
- a CDS encoding kynureninase, which gives rise to MLTPVDLFQSPNKLVKHYSRFRVDERLLLTGHSHQAWPDCGLEGQKQAWLDASEFVDEKWQRAFAKAELVGSGFARLLDDENGIIALAGNTHELVIRFLSALPLKQRPKIVTTDGEFHTIRRQLDRLAEEEVKIVKVAAYPASSVSNRLADAVDDHTAAVLVSSVYFKNAHIVPGLSHVLDACTKVGAELLIDVYHTLNVVPFSIKKENLQQAFMVGGGYKYCQLGEGNCFLRFPKDCQMRPVITGWFSEFDALTDKTNRLSYGKGPARFAGATYDPTSHYRAAEVFAFFDKHQLTPEFLRKVSQHQVGLLQQLFDNLDADPKIISRDHSIPLENIGGFLALDSPYAEKMNQRLSEHGVLTDYRDETLRLGPAPYLSDDQLGSAIEILGEIIRNF